Proteins encoded by one window of Elaeis guineensis isolate ETL-2024a chromosome 12, EG11, whole genome shotgun sequence:
- the LOC105055393 gene encoding uncharacterized protein isoform X1: protein MNGPRVPMSTSMSPASLSGPPPSSFSSAAARSSPVPLQSHLPSPLSLGLLLLPPVPGSTPRLPPSGLDPAESTPVARVRLADIAPYEGAPGAAYARAVEALSGSLMRHNASVIELGREEAVVVRCALESVRMYFKARAQCSSGGGGLVGWGKSSRGVYIYRAGRALEDGDLSPPCMSDAFRCMGKAARAALCAIARHLRLRSDVFNHLLDDNPLPTNEVSSSVLVAACSHASLQNGKGHTGGGKSLANEVEKGLLTLIASDSPGIQVCDPNGHWYLADGGSGPGDLLLVTGRALSHATAGLRPAASYRTTADSCSGMMTGGRASLTFRLMPQSNAILDCSPIAAAGHVIPQSYQPISVSQFMDDLSAEEDVVCTIPDNTYVACNDHNLIREPSLRSVLSDPLSGAFLEDAMVVSCGHSFGGDMLKKVIEMARCTLCNAEIDPESLVPNFALRAAATAVKMEDDRRLFHNAALRKRRKEIGEHMDALKRIGKENGEVPADGDGPRPLKGVQYPFAVNEKVLIKGNRRTPDKFVGKEAVITSQCLNGWYLLKILDSGESVRLQYRSLQKLLCSQADDRAEPQPLLQSSS from the exons ATGAACGGCCCCCGGGTCCCGATGTCCACTTCCATGTCCCCGGCTTCCCTTTCTGGCCCTCccccctcctccttctcctccgcCGCCGCCCGCTCGTCGCCGGTGCCCCTCCAATCGCAtctcccctcccctctctccctcggcctcctcctccttcccccgGTTCCTGGCTCCACGCCTCGCCTCCCGCCATCCGGCCTCGACCCGGCTGAGAGCACGCCCGTCGCGAGGGTGAGGCTGGCGGACATCGCACCCTACGAGGGGGCGCCCGGCGCTGCTTACGCTAGGGCGGTGGAGGCGCTGTCTGGATCGCTTATGAGGCATAACGCCTCGGTGATCGAACTCGGGAGGGAGGAGGCGGTGGTGGTACGGTGTGCTCTCGAGTCGGTGAGGATGTACTTTAAAGCAAGAGCGCAGTGCAGCAGTGGCGGTGGGGGATTGGTCGGTTGGGGAAAATCGAGCCGCGGGGTTTACATCTACCGCGCCGGGAG GGCTTTGGAAGATGGGGACTTGTCACCCCCATGCATGAGTGATGCTTTCAGATGTATGGGAAAGGCAGCTCGTGCTGCACTGTGTGCAATAGCAAGGCATCTTCGCCTACGCAGCGA TGTTTTCAACCATCTGCTTGACGATAACCCACTACCTACCAATGAGGTCTCGTCATCAGTGTTGGTTGCAGCTTGTTCTCATGCCTCATTACAGAATGGCAAGGGGCATACTGGAGGAGGGAAATCTTTGGCTAATGAAGTTGAAAAGGGGTTGTTGACATTAATTGCTTCTGACAGTCCTGGGATCCAG GTTTGTGACCCAAATGGTCATTGGTACCTAGCAGATGGGGGCTCAGGTCCTGGTGACCTATTGTTGGTGACGGGAAGGGCACTTAGTCATGCTACTGCTGGTCTTCGCCCAGCTGCTTCTTATAGGACTACTGCTGACTCTTGCTCAGGAATGATGACTGGTGGAAG GGCATCACTGACATTTAGACTAATGCCTCAAAGCAATGCTATATTGGATTGCTCCCCAATTGCAGCTGCTGGCCATGTAATCCCACAAAGTTACCAACCAATATCTGTGAGCCAGTTTATGGATGACTTGTCTGCTGAAGAAGATGTTGTGTGCACCATTCCTGATAATACTTAT GTGGCATGCAATGATCATAATCTCATTAGGGAACCATCATTGAGAAGCGTCCTCTCAGATCCGCTATC TGGTGCTTTCCTTGAGGATGCTATGGTTGTCTCTTGTGGACATTCATTTGGTGGCGACATGTTGAAGAAAGTTATAGAAATG GCTAGGTGTACTCTATGCAATGCAGAAATAGATCCTGAGTCCTTGGTTCCTAACTTTG CTCTGAGAGCTGCAGCTACAGCAGTGAAGATGGAGGATGACAGGAGACTCTTCCATAATGCTGCTCTCCGAAAACGCAGGAAAGAAATAGGTGAACACATGGATGCCCTGAAGAGAATAGGCAAG GAAAATGGTGAGGTGCCAGCTGATGGTGATGGCCCTAGACCGCTGAAAGGAGTTCAATACCCATTTGCAGTCAATGAGAAAGTGTTGATCAAG GGAAACAGGAGGACCCCTGACAAGTTTGTTGGAAAGGAAGCAGTGATCACATCCCAATGCTTGAATGGCTG gtatctcctcaagatccttgacaGTGGAGAGAGTGTTCGCCTTCAGTACCGCTCTCTCCAGAAACTCCTGTGCTCTCAGGCTGATGACAGGGCAGAGCCACAACCATTGCTTCAGAGTAGCAGTTGA
- the LOC105055393 gene encoding uncharacterized protein isoform X2 — MDLEVSDHTMKGALEDGDLSPPCMSDAFRCMGKAARAALCAIARHLRLRSDVFNHLLDDNPLPTNEVSSSVLVAACSHASLQNGKGHTGGGKSLANEVEKGLLTLIASDSPGIQVCDPNGHWYLADGGSGPGDLLLVTGRALSHATAGLRPAASYRTTADSCSGMMTGGRASLTFRLMPQSNAILDCSPIAAAGHVIPQSYQPISVSQFMDDLSAEEDVVCTIPDNTYVACNDHNLIREPSLRSVLSDPLSGAFLEDAMVVSCGHSFGGDMLKKVIEMARCTLCNAEIDPESLVPNFALRAAATAVKMEDDRRLFHNAALRKRRKEIGEHMDALKRIGKENGEVPADGDGPRPLKGVQYPFAVNEKVLIKGNRRTPDKFVGKEAVITSQCLNGWYLLKILDSGESVRLQYRSLQKLLCSQADDRAEPQPLLQSSS; from the exons ATGGACCTTGAAGTATCTGATCATACCATGAAAGG GGCTTTGGAAGATGGGGACTTGTCACCCCCATGCATGAGTGATGCTTTCAGATGTATGGGAAAGGCAGCTCGTGCTGCACTGTGTGCAATAGCAAGGCATCTTCGCCTACGCAGCGA TGTTTTCAACCATCTGCTTGACGATAACCCACTACCTACCAATGAGGTCTCGTCATCAGTGTTGGTTGCAGCTTGTTCTCATGCCTCATTACAGAATGGCAAGGGGCATACTGGAGGAGGGAAATCTTTGGCTAATGAAGTTGAAAAGGGGTTGTTGACATTAATTGCTTCTGACAGTCCTGGGATCCAG GTTTGTGACCCAAATGGTCATTGGTACCTAGCAGATGGGGGCTCAGGTCCTGGTGACCTATTGTTGGTGACGGGAAGGGCACTTAGTCATGCTACTGCTGGTCTTCGCCCAGCTGCTTCTTATAGGACTACTGCTGACTCTTGCTCAGGAATGATGACTGGTGGAAG GGCATCACTGACATTTAGACTAATGCCTCAAAGCAATGCTATATTGGATTGCTCCCCAATTGCAGCTGCTGGCCATGTAATCCCACAAAGTTACCAACCAATATCTGTGAGCCAGTTTATGGATGACTTGTCTGCTGAAGAAGATGTTGTGTGCACCATTCCTGATAATACTTAT GTGGCATGCAATGATCATAATCTCATTAGGGAACCATCATTGAGAAGCGTCCTCTCAGATCCGCTATC TGGTGCTTTCCTTGAGGATGCTATGGTTGTCTCTTGTGGACATTCATTTGGTGGCGACATGTTGAAGAAAGTTATAGAAATG GCTAGGTGTACTCTATGCAATGCAGAAATAGATCCTGAGTCCTTGGTTCCTAACTTTG CTCTGAGAGCTGCAGCTACAGCAGTGAAGATGGAGGATGACAGGAGACTCTTCCATAATGCTGCTCTCCGAAAACGCAGGAAAGAAATAGGTGAACACATGGATGCCCTGAAGAGAATAGGCAAG GAAAATGGTGAGGTGCCAGCTGATGGTGATGGCCCTAGACCGCTGAAAGGAGTTCAATACCCATTTGCAGTCAATGAGAAAGTGTTGATCAAG GGAAACAGGAGGACCCCTGACAAGTTTGTTGGAAAGGAAGCAGTGATCACATCCCAATGCTTGAATGGCTG gtatctcctcaagatccttgacaGTGGAGAGAGTGTTCGCCTTCAGTACCGCTCTCTCCAGAAACTCCTGTGCTCTCAGGCTGATGACAGGGCAGAGCCACAACCATTGCTTCAGAGTAGCAGTTGA
- the LOC105055392 gene encoding protein BPS1, chloroplastic codes for MFLTEKAVTPLTLLFFPSKNPLPSPFPSLPFDQALIAGLHSLLPIPTSSSSIPLSWLCRAVDFLALTLSDAAVLISDPSLSGSDRAALAAQLDSGIALLDACNAVAAHIYRLLRRHLLLRFALHLLSYPDSLRRARDVIDEWDRDRPPRRAIHDSAGMLVRSLFPGNPPRGKISAVRRAIYAVEALSSLVAGAVVAVLGGGEKGDLVGVSVSGEFPWAGAFNKVAEAVSSKLGEGLAGEVEAAEASVGRLAAVIDGKDDGEKTETLRSAVKDAEKAAEEMKDGLDRLSNAVNELSRAALRTRDTALEAFRIGLQKCK; via the coding sequence ATGTTTCTCACGGAAAAGGCCGTCACCCCTCTCACTCTCCTTTTCTTCCCGTCCAAGAACCCTCTCCCTTCCCCCTTCCCCTCCCTCCCCTTCGATCAAGCCCTCATCGCTGGCCTCCATTCTCTCCTCCCCATACCTACTTCCTCGTCTTCAATTCCTCTCTCTTGGCTCTGCCGGGCGGTGGATTTCTTAGCTCTCACCCTCTCCGACGCCGCTGTCCTCATTTCTGACCCCTCCCTCTCCGGCTCAGACCGCGCCGCCCTCGCCGCCCAACTCGACTCCGGCATCGCCCTCCTTGACGCCTGCAACGCCGTCGCCGCCCACATCTACCGCCTCCTGCGCCGCCACCTCCTCCTACGCTTCGCCCTGCACCTGCTCTCCTACCCGGATTCCCTCCGCCGCGCCCGCGATGTCATCGACGAGTGGGACCGGGATCGCCCGCCGAGGCGAGCGATCCACGACTCAGCCGGCATGCTGGTGAGATCTCTCTTCCCCGGCAATCCCCCGCGCGGCAAGATCTCCGCCGTCCGCAGGGCGATCTATGCCGTGGAAGCCCTCTCCAGCTTGGTCGCCGGGGCGGTCGTCGCCGTACTTGGAGGCGGCGAGAAGGGGGATCTCGTTGGGGTCAGCGTTTCCGGCGAGTTCCCCTGGGCGGGGGCCTTCAACAAGGTGGCGGAGGCGGTTTCCAGCAAGCTGGGCGAAGGCCTCGCCGGGGAAGTGGAGGCGGCGGAGGCTTCCGTTGGGAGACTGGCGGCCGTCATCGATGGGAAGGATGATGGCGAGAAAACCGAGACGTTACGGAGCGCCGTGAAGGATGCGGAGAAGGCGGCGGAAGAAATGAAGGATGGATTGGACCGTTTGTCGAACGCCGTTAACGAGTTGTCCCGCGCGGCGTTGCGCACGAGGGACACCGcgttggaggcctttcggattgGTTTGCAAAAGTGTAAATAG